A region of Kribbella sp. NBC_01245 DNA encodes the following proteins:
- a CDS encoding DinB family protein, which produces MEIDWNAEVVDQVESHWRNRLRPRLDGLTDDEFFWEPVSGSWSLRRRGESSAPISLGSGEFTMDYAQPPHDREPVTTIAWRLAHLIDVFGAPTGPHFEVTTADPPGVDFAGSARAALRQLDEGFEAWIADVCSLGIAGITRPQGALAPAQFADAPIARKVMYVHVEVIHHGAEICLLRDLYAWRSPNGC; this is translated from the coding sequence GTGGAGATTGATTGGAATGCCGAAGTTGTGGATCAGGTGGAGTCGCACTGGCGGAACCGACTTCGGCCCCGCCTCGACGGGCTGACCGACGACGAGTTCTTCTGGGAGCCGGTCTCCGGCAGTTGGTCGCTGCGGAGACGTGGTGAGAGTTCCGCGCCGATCTCCCTGGGTAGCGGTGAATTCACGATGGACTACGCCCAACCGCCCCACGACCGCGAGCCAGTGACCACGATCGCGTGGCGGCTCGCGCACCTCATTGATGTCTTTGGCGCGCCAACGGGTCCGCACTTCGAGGTTACGACCGCTGACCCGCCTGGCGTCGACTTTGCGGGCTCTGCTCGGGCGGCGTTACGTCAGCTTGACGAGGGTTTCGAGGCATGGATCGCTGACGTGTGCAGCCTCGGTATTGCGGGCATCACCCGACCGCAAGGGGCCCTGGCACCGGCACAATTCGCAGACGCCCCCATTGCGCGGAAGGTCATGTACGTCCACGTCGAGGTGATCCACCACGGTGCCGAGATCTGCCTGCTGCGTGACCTCTATGCGTGGAGGTCACCCAACGGGTGTTGA
- a CDS encoding RNA polymerase sigma factor, with protein MGGQERVREIYDGCYRRLVGQLFAICGSLTEAEDAVQEAFVRAVERPRRFAQVDNPEAWLRTVALNVVRTRYRRASRFRGRLAEAMPPPNTQLPGLSADHVALVDGLRQLPYEQREAITLHHVADLPVREIAAMLGVPEGTVKARLSRGRARLAPLVHEFVDDAEEVGHV; from the coding sequence ATGGGTGGGCAAGAGCGGGTTCGGGAGATCTATGACGGGTGTTATCGCCGTTTGGTCGGGCAGTTGTTCGCGATTTGCGGGAGCTTGACCGAGGCGGAGGATGCGGTGCAGGAGGCGTTCGTGCGGGCGGTCGAGAGGCCGAGGCGGTTCGCTCAGGTCGACAACCCGGAGGCCTGGTTGCGGACGGTCGCGCTGAACGTCGTACGTACGCGTTATCGCCGGGCCAGCCGGTTCAGAGGACGGCTGGCGGAGGCGATGCCACCACCGAATACCCAATTGCCCGGGCTTTCGGCGGATCATGTCGCGCTCGTGGACGGACTGAGGCAGTTGCCGTACGAGCAGCGCGAGGCGATCACGCTGCACCACGTGGCCGATCTGCCGGTGCGGGAGATCGCCGCGATGCTCGGCGTACCGGAGGGCACCGTGAAGGCCAGATTGTCCCGGGGCCGGGCCCGGCTCGCACCACTTGTGCACGAATTCGTCGACGACGCCGAGGAGGTCGGCCATGTCTGA